From one Lycium ferocissimum isolate CSIRO_LF1 chromosome 5, AGI_CSIRO_Lferr_CH_V1, whole genome shotgun sequence genomic stretch:
- the LOC132055471 gene encoding uncharacterized protein LOC132055471 gives MLLTTIMADRVMLPPNLRWGRRRGRGLSARQTIDPVEEAEETPPSQPQTGTTADAIAAMFQQAMESLVERIQTQPRAGMMPGGYNGHNQPDEPLRRSIREFLDMKPPVFTGASETEDPLLFLDGIQKALDALECSKDTIG, from the exons ATGTTGCTAACTACTATA ATGGCAGATAGAGTTATGCTTCCACCAAACTTAAGATGGGGTCGAAGGAGAGGTCGGGGCCTATCGGCTAGGCAGACGATCGACCCAGTTGAAGAAGCTGAAGAGACACCTCCGTCGCAACCTCAGACTGGTACTACTGCTGACGCGATAGCTGCAATGTTTCAGCAGGCGATGGAGAGTTTGGTAGAAAGGATCCAGACACAACCTCGAGCCGGTATGATGCCCGGAGGGTATAATGGACATAACCAACCCGATGAACCGCTCCGCAGGTCCATTCGAGAGTTTCTGGATATGAAACCTCCGGTGTTTACGGGGGCTAGTGAGACTGAAGACCCCTTGCTGTTTTTGGATGGTATTCAGAAAGCATTAGATGCGCTTGAATGTTCCAAAGACACGATCGGTTGA